In Herbaspirillum sp. WKF16, one genomic interval encodes:
- a CDS encoding MFS transporter codes for MNNQANGLDPKTQRRAVIAATIGNVLEIYDFIIFGIFAVAISRTFFPSGDEYAALMFTFMTFAAGFVVRPIGALVLGQYADKVGRKKALSFTLLLMALGTIVPALCPSYDSIGIAATVILVLGRLLQGFSAGGEIGSNVAMLVENASGRNRALFSSFQQMAQGGGVLLGGVVGFIIAVVYGQERMLQDYWRLAFIVGLVIGPVGWYIRRALPETPEFERSARQGPADSFLTSVKANSGRILIGIAIMIFWTVATQVSNYFTTYAVRELNMPVASTYLGQIASGLTLLLICPLVGMLADRIGPYKPMAWGAGLAGVLAYPLFKMLAATPTLPVLLMVQIAISITLGLYAACAPLVMSEIFPTRYRATGIGTSYALGVMIFGGLTPMIVTTLIQVSGDKLIIGLYLTAAALLSLALIATLVRMQRKSVMA; via the coding sequence GAAAACGCAACGCCGTGCGGTGATCGCGGCGACCATCGGCAATGTCCTTGAGATCTATGATTTCATCATCTTCGGCATCTTCGCTGTGGCAATTTCCCGGACGTTCTTCCCTAGTGGGGACGAGTATGCGGCGTTGATGTTCACCTTCATGACTTTCGCCGCCGGCTTCGTGGTGCGTCCGATCGGTGCGCTGGTGCTCGGGCAGTACGCGGACAAGGTCGGCCGCAAGAAGGCCCTGAGTTTCACGCTGCTGTTGATGGCGCTGGGCACCATAGTCCCGGCGCTGTGCCCGTCCTACGACTCGATCGGCATCGCGGCTACCGTGATCCTGGTGCTGGGACGCTTGCTGCAAGGCTTTTCGGCCGGCGGCGAGATCGGCAGCAACGTGGCCATGCTGGTGGAAAACGCCTCGGGGCGCAATCGCGCGCTGTTCAGCTCCTTCCAGCAGATGGCCCAAGGCGGCGGGGTGCTGCTGGGCGGCGTGGTCGGCTTCATCATCGCGGTGGTCTACGGCCAGGAGCGCATGCTGCAGGACTACTGGCGCCTGGCCTTCATCGTGGGCCTGGTGATCGGCCCGGTGGGCTGGTACATCCGTCGCGCGCTGCCGGAGACTCCGGAGTTCGAGAGGAGCGCGCGGCAAGGACCTGCCGATTCCTTCCTCACCAGCGTGAAGGCCAACTCCGGCCGCATCCTGATCGGTATTGCCATCATGATCTTCTGGACCGTCGCCACCCAGGTCTCCAACTACTTCACCACCTATGCCGTGCGTGAACTGAACATGCCGGTGGCCTCGACCTACCTGGGCCAGATCGCCTCCGGCCTGACCCTGCTGCTGATCTGCCCGCTGGTGGGCATGCTGGCCGATCGTATCGGCCCTTACAAGCCCATGGCCTGGGGCGCAGGCCTGGCTGGCGTGCTGGCCTATCCGCTGTTCAAGATGCTGGCCGCCACGCCGACCTTGCCGGTGCTGCTGATGGTGCAGATCGCCATTTCCATCACGCTGGGCCTGTATGCCGCCTGTGCGCCGCTGGTCATGTCGGAGATCTTCCCGACGCGCTATCGCGCCACCGGCATCGGCACTTCCTACGCCCTGGGCGTGATGATCTTCGGGGGGCTGACGCCGATGATCGTCACCACCCTGATCCAGGTCAGCGGCGACAAGCTCATCATCGGCCTGTACCTGACCGCTGCGGCGCTGCTGAGCCTGGCCCTGATCGCTACGCTGGTGCGCATGCAGCGCAAGAGCGTGATGGCTTGA
- a CDS encoding M20 aminoacylase family protein codes for MDIVDRGQMALPEALDLVTIRRHLHAHPELRFEEERTAGYVAGLLRGYGLAVQENIGGYGVVGTLRKGNSARAITLRADMDALPMKEENTFAHASSSPGKMHACGHDGHTAMLLGAAARLSREVEFDGTVHLVFQPAEEGGAGARSMIEDGLFERFPSDAIFGVHNWPGLPAGSFGVRPGPLMASSNTFSATLSGRGAHAAQPHRGIDPVVAAAQLTLAWQSILTRNINPNHRAVISVTQIHTGTADNVIPEQATLSGTVRAFDAATLNLIEHRMGAIAEATGKMFDLSVSFDFERLYPALVNHPEETRQAMQAMMAAVGAEQVDGDTEPAFASEDFSFYLQHKPGCYAFLGNGLIATEQASRQQATSRELHNPFYDFNDDIIDAGVAYWTALVQRYLGVAG; via the coding sequence ATGGATATAGTTGATCGTGGGCAGATGGCGTTGCCCGAAGCACTGGACCTGGTGACCATCCGGCGTCATCTGCACGCCCATCCCGAGCTGCGATTCGAGGAAGAGCGTACGGCCGGTTACGTTGCAGGGCTGCTGCGCGGATATGGTCTCGCCGTCCAGGAGAACATCGGCGGTTACGGAGTCGTCGGCACGCTGCGCAAAGGCAATTCGGCGCGCGCCATCACACTGCGCGCGGACATGGACGCATTGCCGATGAAGGAAGAAAACACCTTCGCCCATGCGTCCTCCAGCCCGGGGAAAATGCACGCCTGTGGCCATGACGGCCATACCGCAATGTTGCTCGGCGCGGCGGCGCGCCTGAGTCGGGAGGTCGAATTCGACGGCACTGTGCACCTTGTGTTCCAGCCGGCGGAGGAGGGCGGCGCAGGTGCGCGCTCAATGATCGAAGACGGTCTCTTCGAGCGCTTTCCGTCCGACGCAATTTTTGGTGTACACAACTGGCCGGGACTGCCGGCCGGCAGTTTCGGTGTACGCCCCGGGCCGCTGATGGCTTCCAGCAATACCTTCAGCGCAACCCTGTCCGGACGCGGGGCGCATGCCGCCCAGCCGCATCGCGGCATCGATCCGGTGGTGGCGGCGGCCCAGCTCACACTGGCCTGGCAAAGCATCCTTACGCGCAACATCAATCCCAATCACCGGGCGGTGATCTCGGTGACCCAGATACACACCGGCACGGCCGACAATGTCATTCCTGAACAGGCCACTCTCTCGGGTACCGTGCGTGCCTTCGACGCCGCCACGCTGAACCTGATCGAGCACCGCATGGGCGCCATCGCCGAGGCCACCGGCAAGATGTTCGACCTGAGCGTATCGTTCGACTTTGAGCGCCTGTATCCGGCGCTGGTCAACCATCCCGAAGAAACCCGGCAGGCCATGCAGGCCATGATGGCGGCGGTCGGCGCGGAGCAGGTGGATGGCGACACCGAACCGGCCTTCGCCTCCGAGGATTTTTCTTTCTACCTGCAGCACAAGCCGGGATGCTACGCCTTCCTCGGCAACGGCCTGATCGCTACGGAGCAAGCGTCCCGACAACAGGCCACTTCGCGCGAATTGCACAATCCCTTCTACGATTTCAATGACGACATCATCGATGCCGGCGTGGCGTATTGGACAGCATTGGTGCAACGCTATCTGGGCGTAGCGGGTTGA
- a CDS encoding glutaminase, translating to MGDAAQQSRSARAAYFAALPWGQILEDAAQLSAVCRHDGQLADYIPALARVAPDQFGIAVATLDGSIHSVEDCATRFSIQSISKVFLLSLAYRSYGESLWERVRQAPSTNPFNSLIELELERGIPRNPFLNPGALVVTDALLSRHTHLESAMVALLRELAGSAGINYDSEVFNSELRCASRHFAAAHLMQSHGNFSNVVSEVVRAYCASCAIEASCVELARAGLFLANGGRAIEGGRQLLSAHEAQRVCALMLTTGTYEYSGMTAFAIGLPTKSGVGGGVLAILPGRGSICIWSPRLDARGNSVRAMKALELISNAAGLSLFA from the coding sequence ATGGGCGATGCCGCACAGCAGTCACGCTCTGCGCGCGCCGCCTATTTCGCCGCGCTGCCTTGGGGGCAGATCCTGGAAGACGCAGCGCAGTTGTCCGCAGTTTGCCGTCACGACGGACAACTGGCCGACTACATTCCGGCCCTGGCGCGTGTGGCTCCCGACCAATTCGGTATCGCCGTCGCCACGCTCGATGGCAGCATCCATTCTGTGGAAGACTGCGCGACGCGCTTTTCGATCCAGAGCATCAGCAAGGTCTTCCTGCTGTCGCTGGCCTATCGCAGCTATGGCGAGAGCCTGTGGGAGCGGGTGAGACAAGCGCCGAGCACCAATCCCTTCAATTCCCTGATCGAACTGGAACTGGAGCGTGGCATCCCGCGCAATCCCTTCCTCAATCCGGGAGCGCTGGTGGTGACCGATGCCTTGCTGAGCCGGCATACGCATCTGGAGTCCGCCATGGTGGCGTTGCTGCGCGAGCTGGCCGGCAGCGCCGGGATCAACTATGACTCGGAAGTCTTCAACAGCGAACTGCGTTGCGCCTCGCGGCATTTTGCCGCGGCCCATCTCATGCAGAGCCACGGCAATTTCTCCAACGTGGTCAGCGAAGTGGTTCGCGCCTATTGCGCCAGCTGCGCCATCGAAGCTTCTTGTGTGGAACTGGCCCGTGCCGGGCTGTTCCTGGCCAATGGCGGCCGCGCCATCGAGGGAGGACGACAATTGCTGTCGGCGCACGAGGCGCAACGCGTTTGCGCATTGATGCTCACTACCGGGACTTACGAATATTCAGGCATGACCGCCTTCGCCATCGGCCTGCCAACCAAGAGCGGCGTAGGCGGTGGCGTGCTGGCCATCCTGCCGGGACGCGGGAGCATCTGCATCTGGTCGCCGCGGCTGGACGCGCGCGGCAATTCGGTTCGGGCGATGAAGGCGTTGGAATTGATTTCCAACGCAGCAGGGCTATCCCTGTTTGCCTAG
- a CDS encoding LysR family transcriptional regulator gives MADLHDISAFVAVATHGGFRGAARMTGSSASQLSEAVRRLEARLGVRLLNRTTRSVAATDAGQRLLENLTPALDAIESALDVVNGFRDRPAGRLRLNVPLSASKLVLPRIVPQFLAAYPEICLEVTVEDRFVDLLQSGCDAGIRYEESMDQDMVAIPIGPRLQRMALAASPSYLTQHGRPRHPDDLRKHICLAGRFSSGAMPPWYFERKGRSVTVETNGPLIVNLGAAADLAVDCAAAGTGVIYLFEEWLQPYIDRGELEPLLEPWWPSFTGPSLYYPGRRYLPAPLRAFVDFVQTMRW, from the coding sequence ATGGCGGATCTGCACGACATAAGCGCCTTCGTCGCCGTCGCCACCCATGGCGGCTTTCGCGGGGCCGCACGCATGACCGGCAGCAGCGCTTCGCAACTAAGCGAGGCGGTACGCCGGCTGGAAGCGCGCCTCGGTGTGCGCCTGCTCAACCGCACCACACGCAGCGTGGCCGCGACCGATGCCGGCCAGCGTCTTCTGGAAAACCTGACGCCGGCGCTGGACGCCATCGAATCGGCACTGGACGTGGTCAACGGCTTCCGTGACCGGCCCGCCGGACGATTGCGGCTGAACGTCCCGCTATCCGCCTCAAAGCTGGTATTGCCGCGCATTGTTCCTCAATTCCTTGCAGCCTATCCCGAGATCTGCCTGGAAGTGACCGTGGAAGATCGCTTCGTCGACCTGCTGCAGTCGGGCTGCGACGCCGGCATCCGCTATGAAGAAAGCATGGACCAGGACATGGTCGCCATTCCCATCGGCCCCCGGCTTCAGCGGATGGCGCTGGCCGCTTCCCCGTCCTATCTCACACAGCATGGCCGACCGCGCCATCCGGACGACCTGCGCAAACACATCTGCCTGGCGGGGCGCTTTTCCAGCGGCGCCATGCCGCCATGGTACTTCGAGCGCAAAGGCAGGTCCGTGACAGTGGAAACAAACGGCCCATTGATCGTGAACCTCGGCGCCGCCGCTGACTTGGCGGTGGATTGCGCGGCGGCCGGCACGGGCGTGATCTATTTGTTCGAGGAATGGCTGCAGCCCTACATCGACCGCGGCGAGCTGGAGCCACTACTGGAGCCTTGGTGGCCCAGTTTCACCGGTCCCTCGCTATACTATCCTGGCCGCCGCTACTTGCCTGCACCATTGCGGGCCTTCGTGGATTTCGTGCAGACCATGCGCTGGTAG
- a CDS encoding aldo/keto reductase family oxidoreductase — MNQAKHAGHYQLGDLDVTRMGYGAMQLAGSHVFGPPKDRQQAIAVLRAAVEMGVDHIDTSDFYGPHVTNQIIREALHPYRDDLVIVTKIGARRGDDASWQKAMSPVELESAVYDNLRNLGLDVMDVVNLRLMFDVMGPAEGDLEEPLTALAELQRKGVVRHIGLSNATAKQVAQARKITDIVCVQNQYNLAHRGDDALVAQLANDGIAYVPFFPLGGFSPLQSSTLERVAMECAATPLQTALAWLLQRSPNILLIPGTSSVGHLRQNIAAAQLKLSPEAVAALDGIGAPTA, encoded by the coding sequence ATGAACCAAGCCAAACACGCCGGCCATTACCAGCTCGGCGACCTCGATGTCACTCGCATGGGCTATGGCGCCATGCAGCTCGCCGGCTCGCATGTATTCGGCCCGCCCAAAGACCGCCAACAGGCGATCGCCGTGTTGCGCGCTGCGGTGGAGATGGGCGTGGACCACATCGATACGAGCGATTTCTATGGCCCGCACGTCACCAACCAGATAATCCGCGAGGCCCTGCATCCCTACCGCGACGACCTGGTGATCGTCACCAAGATCGGCGCGCGCCGCGGCGACGATGCGTCGTGGCAGAAAGCGATGTCGCCCGTCGAACTGGAGTCGGCGGTTTACGACAATCTGCGCAACCTGGGCCTGGACGTGATGGATGTGGTGAACCTGCGCCTGATGTTCGACGTCATGGGGCCTGCGGAGGGAGATCTGGAGGAACCCCTGACAGCGCTAGCGGAGTTGCAGCGCAAAGGGGTGGTGCGGCATATCGGGCTGAGCAACGCGACGGCGAAACAGGTCGCGCAAGCGAGGAAGATCACCGATATCGTCTGCGTGCAGAACCAGTACAACCTGGCGCACAGGGGCGACGATGCGTTGGTGGCGCAACTGGCGAACGACGGCATTGCCTACGTGCCCTTTTTCCCGCTGGGCGGTTTCTCACCGCTGCAGTCGTCCACGCTCGAGCGCGTGGCGATGGAATGCGCAGCGACGCCGCTTCAAACCGCACTGGCCTGGCTGCTGCAGCGCTCGCCTAACATTCTGCTGATCCCGGGAACCTCTTCGGTCGGCCACCTGCGACAGAACATCGCCGCTGCGCAATTGAAGCTGTCGCCGGAAGCAGTTGCTGCCCTCGATGGCATCGGCGCGCCCACCGCCTGA
- a CDS encoding MFS transporter, giving the protein MMLETSAGPMPAAAMIDEEKIFNKVVWRIVPLIIACFVAAYLDRVNISFAKLQMQSQLGLSEAAYGLGASAFFVGYLLFEIPSNAVMARTGARLWIARIMISWGAASVAMMFVRTEGWFYFLRFLLGALEAGFVPGVLYYYTQWFPASRRGRINNLFFGAIALCGIIGGPISGGILKFFDGMYDMPGWQWLFLLEGIPSILLGVVVLLVLEDRVEDAKWLTAEEKKQLSAALARDPRVDSTHSFAIALRRPVTYLFSFIYFGLCMGIYGFLFWMPQLVKTAGTSDPLMIGLITMLPYIAAMIGTVALGRSSDRSGERRWHLAGCALAAAIGYIVSAAYGDNTVVLVIGLSIAATGVIASFGIFWLFPARVLTGTAAAAGVALINSIGQIGGLIAPYMVGKVKDVTGSASMGLYAIALVCILTAVLIAYAMPQRIRFRDARMDP; this is encoded by the coding sequence ATGATGCTTGAAACATCGGCAGGCCCCATGCCGGCTGCCGCAATGATCGACGAGGAAAAGATCTTCAACAAGGTGGTCTGGCGCATCGTGCCGCTGATCATCGCCTGCTTCGTCGCCGCCTATCTGGACCGCGTCAACATCAGCTTCGCAAAATTGCAGATGCAGTCCCAGCTGGGATTGAGCGAAGCAGCATACGGCCTCGGCGCGAGCGCCTTCTTCGTCGGCTACCTGCTCTTCGAGATCCCCAGCAATGCCGTGATGGCAAGGACCGGTGCGCGGCTGTGGATCGCACGCATCATGATCAGCTGGGGCGCCGCCTCGGTGGCGATGATGTTCGTCAGGACCGAGGGATGGTTCTATTTCCTGCGTTTCCTGCTGGGCGCACTCGAGGCCGGTTTCGTGCCGGGCGTCCTGTACTACTACACGCAGTGGTTTCCCGCTTCGCGCCGCGGCCGCATCAATAACCTGTTCTTCGGCGCCATCGCGCTGTGCGGCATCATCGGCGGTCCTATCTCGGGCGGCATCCTGAAGTTCTTCGACGGCATGTACGACATGCCCGGCTGGCAATGGCTCTTCCTGCTCGAGGGGATTCCGTCGATCCTGCTGGGCGTGGTCGTGCTGCTGGTGCTGGAAGACCGCGTGGAGGACGCCAAGTGGCTCACCGCAGAGGAGAAGAAACAGCTCAGCGCCGCGCTTGCGCGCGATCCCCGCGTAGACAGCACCCATTCGTTCGCCATCGCGCTCAGGCGACCGGTGACCTATCTCTTTTCCTTCATTTACTTCGGCCTGTGCATGGGCATCTACGGCTTCCTGTTCTGGATGCCGCAGCTGGTCAAGACGGCGGGCACCAGCGATCCGCTGATGATCGGCCTCATCACCATGCTGCCGTACATCGCCGCCATGATCGGCACGGTCGCGCTCGGAAGAAGCTCGGATCGCAGCGGCGAACGCCGCTGGCACCTGGCAGGCTGTGCGCTGGCCGCGGCCATCGGCTACATCGTGAGCGCCGCCTATGGCGACAACACGGTAGTGCTGGTCATTGGCCTGAGCATCGCGGCCACCGGCGTGATCGCCTCGTTCGGGATCTTCTGGCTGTTCCCGGCGCGCGTGCTCACCGGGACGGCGGCGGCGGCCGGCGTGGCGCTGATCAACTCGATCGGACAGATCGGCGGGCTCATTGCGCCCTACATGGTCGGCAAGGTAAAGGACGTGACCGGGAGCGCCTCGATGGGCCTGTACGCCATTGCGCTGGTCTGCATACTCACTGCCGTACTGATTGCCTACGCGATGCCACAGCGGATCCGGTTCCGCGACGCTCGCATGGATCCCTGA
- a CDS encoding NYN domain-containing protein yields the protein MEHESRRQPSDRRIALLIDADNVSHSKIAAMLAELSKYGTANIRRAYGDWSSASLKGWKDKLHEFAIRPIQQFSYSSGKNATDIALVIDAMELLYTQRPDAFCLASSDADFTPLVMQLKANGHDVYGFGERKTPAPFVNACTTFLYLDSLGDNAAAVEAPAKDQPRQRKKASAESPKVGAKNTSKTADKSLEKAAVKAGDKSLAQDSTLVTILRGAVEAAAQEDGWASLSAAGSAVKRQAPIDPRNYGVRNFPALFAATGLFDIVKGENGLSYVADKRNRDRTGKPGG from the coding sequence ATGGAACACGAAAGCAGACGCCAGCCGTCCGACCGGCGCATTGCCTTGCTGATCGACGCCGACAACGTCTCGCACAGCAAGATCGCGGCAATGCTTGCGGAGCTGTCCAAGTACGGCACCGCCAACATCCGTCGCGCCTATGGCGACTGGAGCAGCGCCAGTCTCAAGGGTTGGAAGGACAAGCTGCACGAATTCGCCATTCGGCCGATCCAGCAGTTCAGCTATTCCAGCGGCAAGAACGCCACCGACATTGCCCTGGTGATCGACGCCATGGAGTTGCTCTATACGCAAAGGCCCGATGCCTTTTGCCTGGCCTCCAGTGATGCCGACTTTACGCCGCTGGTGATGCAGCTCAAGGCCAATGGTCACGATGTCTATGGCTTTGGCGAGCGCAAGACGCCGGCGCCATTCGTCAACGCCTGCACCACGTTCCTGTACCTGGACAGCCTGGGCGACAACGCGGCGGCGGTGGAAGCTCCCGCCAAGGACCAGCCTCGCCAGCGCAAGAAGGCAAGCGCGGAGTCTCCCAAGGTCGGAGCGAAGAACACAAGCAAGACTGCCGACAAGTCCTTGGAAAAGGCCGCGGTCAAGGCCGGCGACAAGTCGCTGGCGCAAGACAGCACGCTGGTGACCATCCTGCGCGGCGCAGTCGAGGCCGCGGCCCAGGAAGACGGCTGGGCCTCGCTCTCCGCGGCCGGCAGCGCCGTCAAACGCCAGGCGCCGATCGATCCGCGCAACTACGGCGTAAGGAACTTCCCGGCGCTGTTCGCAGCGACCGGCTTGTTCGACATCGTCAAGGGCGAAAACGGCTTGAGCTATGTGGCCGACAAGCGGAATCGGGACCGGACGGGCAAGCCGGGTGGATGA
- a CDS encoding peroxiredoxin-like family protein, which yields MKLPEKLAEFRRNFEAGGPPYNAPAWIHEPMHRATAELVASHAAERALKAGDRAPQFALPDADGRLHSSEELLARGPLVLTFYRGVWCPYCNMDLQALQEALPQIEALGAQLVAVSPQTAANTRRSVRENKTAFPILSDLGNEVAQRFGLRFTLPDYLQDLYKNVFKNDLAVNNGEPSWTLPMPARYVIAQDGTIAYAEVNPDYSERPDPEELLPVLQQLQAGKA from the coding sequence ATGAAACTGCCCGAGAAACTCGCCGAATTTCGCCGCAACTTCGAAGCCGGCGGCCCGCCATACAACGCGCCCGCCTGGATCCACGAACCGATGCACCGCGCCACCGCCGAACTGGTAGCGTCGCACGCCGCCGAGCGCGCCCTGAAGGCCGGCGACCGCGCCCCGCAATTCGCGCTGCCGGACGCCGACGGCCGGTTGCACAGCTCCGAAGAACTGCTGGCGCGTGGCCCGCTGGTGCTGACTTTCTATCGCGGCGTATGGTGCCCGTATTGCAACATGGACCTGCAGGCGCTGCAGGAAGCGCTGCCGCAGATCGAAGCGCTGGGCGCGCAACTGGTGGCGGTGTCGCCGCAAACCGCGGCCAACACGCGCCGCTCGGTGCGCGAGAACAAGACCGCCTTCCCTATCCTGTCCGATCTCGGCAACGAGGTGGCGCAGCGCTTCGGCCTGCGCTTCACCCTGCCCGACTACCTGCAGGATCTGTACAAGAACGTGTTCAAGAACGACCTCGCCGTCAACAACGGCGAACCGAGCTGGACGCTGCCCATGCCGGCGCGCTATGTGATCGCACAAGACGGCACGATCGCCTACGCCGAGGTCAATCCGGATTACTCCGAACGTCCTGATCCGGAAGAACTGCTGCCGGTGCTGCAGCAACTGCAAGCCGGCAAGGCTTGA
- a CDS encoding LysR family transcriptional regulator, with amino-acid sequence MGDRLFSLRVFVRIARGGSFSKAGRELGLSQPSVSRIAAELERDVGAALFTRTTRAVTLTEAGSDYLARIEPILAALEEADHAVRGTGELRGRLRVALTSSIAVREVVPILPAFMQSHPALKLELLLNDQLQDLVQDGADLALRFGVLPDSSATARRLAISPRMLLAAPAYLERHGVPQAPADLSGHDIILGPTGVRAWEFQRNGRSASVRVDCRLQASTNEVAMASALAGLGIVQTSYWGCRAELANGALARVLPDWDCGRVELHAVFPAGKAAKPSARAFAEHVERAFSA; translated from the coding sequence ATGGGCGACCGTTTGTTTTCCTTGCGCGTATTCGTCCGCATTGCCCGCGGCGGCAGCTTTTCCAAGGCCGGTCGCGAACTGGGGCTGTCGCAGCCGTCGGTCTCGCGCATCGCCGCCGAGCTGGAGAGGGACGTCGGCGCCGCGCTGTTTACCCGCACCACCCGAGCGGTCACGCTGACGGAGGCCGGCAGCGATTATCTGGCGCGCATCGAGCCCATCCTTGCGGCGCTGGAAGAGGCCGACCATGCCGTGCGCGGCACCGGCGAACTGCGCGGCCGCCTGCGCGTGGCGCTCACCTCCAGCATCGCGGTGCGCGAGGTGGTGCCGATCCTGCCGGCGTTCATGCAAAGCCATCCGGCCTTGAAGCTGGAATTGCTGCTCAACGACCAACTGCAGGACCTGGTCCAGGACGGCGCCGACCTGGCGCTGCGTTTTGGCGTGCTGCCCGACTCCAGCGCCACCGCGCGGCGCCTGGCCATCTCGCCGCGCATGCTGCTGGCCGCGCCGGCCTATCTGGAGCGGCATGGCGTGCCGCAGGCGCCGGCCGATCTCTCCGGTCATGACATCATCCTCGGCCCCACGGGCGTACGCGCCTGGGAGTTCCAGCGCAACGGCCGCAGCGCGTCGGTCAGGGTGGATTGCCGCTTGCAGGCCTCCACCAACGAGGTGGCGATGGCGTCGGCGCTGGCCGGCCTGGGTATCGTGCAGACCAGCTACTGGGGATGCCGCGCCGAGCTCGCCAATGGCGCGCTCGCGCGCGTGCTGCCGGACTGGGACTGCGGGCGCGTCGAGCTGCATGCGGTGTTTCCGGCCGGGAAAGCGGCCAAGCCGTCGGCGCGCGCGTTTGCCGAGCACGTGGAGCGTGCGTTCTCGGCCTGA
- a CDS encoding SDR family oxidoreductase: MKLTDNTIFITGGTSGIGRALAEAFHKLGNTVIIGGRRKQLLEQVTAANPGMGAIAFDVSDPASIDVAAAELMARYPGLNVLINNAGIMPFDDAGAKMDDSVSRSILDTNLLGPIRLSSALIEQLKRQPSATIIHNTSVLAYVPLAVTAVYSASKAALHSYAMSQRFMLRNTGVRVQEIAPPWVDTDLVKKSGDPRAMPLDAFIAETLTKLAGDDEEIIVDAIKPMRANPGQGEHALVNGFNEALIANPIPM, from the coding sequence ATGAAACTCACCGACAACACCATCTTCATCACCGGCGGCACCTCGGGCATCGGCCGCGCCCTGGCAGAGGCCTTCCACAAGCTGGGCAACACCGTGATCATCGGTGGTCGCCGCAAGCAATTGCTTGAACAGGTTACCGCCGCCAACCCAGGCATGGGGGCGATCGCGTTCGATGTCTCCGACCCGGCCAGCATTGACGTCGCTGCGGCCGAGCTCATGGCGCGCTATCCTGGACTCAATGTGCTGATCAATAACGCCGGCATCATGCCCTTCGACGATGCCGGCGCCAAGATGGACGACAGCGTCTCGCGCAGCATTCTCGACACCAACCTGCTGGGCCCCATCCGCCTGAGCTCGGCGCTGATCGAACAGCTCAAGCGTCAACCTAGCGCCACGATCATTCACAACACCTCGGTGCTGGCCTACGTGCCCCTGGCGGTCACCGCCGTGTATTCGGCATCGAAAGCGGCCCTGCACTCGTACGCGATGTCGCAGCGCTTTATGCTGCGCAATACCGGCGTGCGCGTGCAGGAGATCGCGCCGCCGTGGGTCGACACCGACCTGGTCAAGAAGAGCGGCGATCCGCGCGCCATGCCCTTGGACGCGTTCATCGCGGAGACGCTGACCAAGCTGGCCGGTGATGATGAAGAAATCATCGTCGACGCCATCAAGCCGATGCGCGCCAACCCGGGGCAGGGCGAACATGCGCTGGTCAACGGCTTCAACGAGGCGCTGATCGCCAATCCCATCCCCATGTAA
- a CDS encoding SDR family NAD(P)-dependent oxidoreductase, which translates to MTQTKRGTALITGASSGIGAIYADRLARRGYDLILVARNRERLNALAERITTETRQMVEVLEADLNDPRSLAQVEDKLRTDASITLLVNNAGVGTHSALLESKVDDMAAMIALNVTAPTRLTYAAVPGFVSRGHGEIINIASIVSIAPELLNGVYGGSKAFMLAFSQSLHHELAGRGVRVQAVLPGATATDFWATGGLPVENLDPAIVMPAGQMVDAALVGFDRGELVTIPSLHALGEWEAYEAARQAMLTQLSNNTPAPRYTVVH; encoded by the coding sequence ATGACACAGACCAAACGCGGCACCGCCCTGATCACCGGCGCTTCTTCGGGCATCGGCGCCATCTACGCCGATCGCCTGGCGCGCCGCGGCTATGACCTGATCTTGGTCGCCCGAAATCGCGAACGGCTCAATGCCCTGGCTGAGCGCATCACCACCGAAACTCGCCAGATGGTGGAGGTGCTGGAGGCCGATCTGAACGATCCGCGCTCTCTGGCTCAGGTGGAAGACAAACTGCGAACCGACGCCAGCATCACCTTGCTGGTGAACAACGCCGGCGTCGGCACGCATAGTGCCTTGCTGGAAAGCAAGGTGGACGACATGGCGGCGATGATTGCGCTGAACGTTACCGCGCCCACTCGCCTGACCTACGCCGCCGTACCTGGTTTCGTGAGCCGCGGCCATGGAGAGATCATCAACATCGCCTCCATCGTCAGCATCGCTCCGGAGCTGCTCAATGGCGTCTATGGCGGAAGCAAGGCCTTCATGCTGGCCTTCAGCCAGTCACTCCATCATGAACTCGCGGGCCGAGGTGTTCGCGTGCAAGCCGTGTTGCCGGGCGCTACCGCCACCGATTTCTGGGCTACCGGCGGCTTGCCGGTCGAGAACCTGGATCCCGCCATCGTCATGCCCGCCGGCCAGATGGTGGACGCCGCGCTGGTCGGTTTTGATCGCGGCGAGCTGGTCACCATCCCTTCGTTGCATGCCCTGGGCGAATGGGAGGCGTATGAAGCAGCGCGCCAGGCCATGCTTACCCAGCTCTCCAACAACACGCCGGCGCCACGCTATACCGTCGTCCACTAA